One window of Deltaproteobacteria bacterium genomic DNA carries:
- a CDS encoding RNA polymerase subunit sigma-70, with translation MDEKNDTLLAAARGGDEAAFRGLVEPLGRELHAYAYRMLGGFHDADDALQEARIKAWRGLATYEPHASFRAWMYRIVTNTCLDMLKARARRVMPQDVSPPVAPGPPTTAPRTDIHWLEPYPDACLPPARSPEDAVHLREGMRLAFVRIVQALPARQRAALILHDVLDWSVAEVAAILETTEAAVNSALQRARATIASGNAREPSPELARRQAEVVDRYVRAWETGNFDGFVAMLTDDAIMNMPPWEYWLDGRDAVVAVHHSPGTWEGAPRPGRYRIVRSTMNGQPAAMAYVRAPDGRWVATCLTVLTFDDDARISELTVFVLPELFAQWGFPPVLEA, from the coding sequence ATGGACGAAAAAAACGACACGCTGCTCGCGGCCGCTCGAGGCGGTGATGAGGCTGCCTTTCGCGGCCTGGTCGAGCCCCTCGGCCGCGAGCTGCACGCGTACGCCTACCGCATGCTCGGCGGCTTCCACGACGCCGACGACGCCTTGCAAGAGGCGCGGATCAAGGCCTGGCGCGGCCTCGCCACCTACGAGCCGCACGCGAGCTTCCGTGCGTGGATGTACCGGATCGTCACCAACACCTGCCTCGACATGCTCAAGGCGCGCGCGCGTCGCGTGATGCCGCAAGACGTGAGCCCGCCGGTCGCGCCGGGGCCACCCACGACGGCGCCGCGCACCGACATCCATTGGCTCGAGCCGTATCCCGACGCGTGCCTGCCGCCCGCGCGCAGCCCCGAGGACGCGGTGCACCTGCGCGAGGGCATGCGACTCGCGTTCGTGCGCATCGTCCAGGCGCTGCCTGCGCGCCAGCGGGCCGCGCTGATCCTGCACGATGTCCTGGACTGGAGCGTGGCCGAGGTCGCCGCGATCCTCGAGACCACCGAGGCCGCGGTGAACAGCGCGCTGCAGCGGGCGCGCGCGACGATCGCGAGTGGGAATGCTCGCGAGCCGAGCCCCGAGCTGGCGCGCCGCCAGGCCGAGGTCGTCGATCGCTACGTGCGCGCCTGGGAGACCGGCAACTTCGACGGCTTCGTGGCGATGCTCACCGACGACGCGATCATGAACATGCCGCCGTGGGAGTACTGGCTCGACGGCCGGGATGCGGTGGTCGCGGTGCATCACTCGCCGGGCACCTGGGAGGGTGCGCCGCGGCCGGGCCGTTACCGCATCGTGCGCAGCACGATGAACGGCCAGCCCGCTGCGATGGCCTACGTGCGCGCACCCGATGGCCGCTGGGTCGCGACCTGCCTCACCGTGCTCACCTTCGACGACGACGCGCGCATCTCCGAGCTCACGGTGTTCGTGCTGCCCGAGCTGTTTGCGCAGTGGGGCTTCCCGCCGGTGCTCGAAGCGTAG
- a CDS encoding ester cyclase has product MPAKLTVGEHMPHESSLHARTLPSIELPASTSEAAEMKLFFVVALVMSASTPAQEPKMIPSEQNKAVVRKVFEEGVNRGKFEVIERLIADDYVGANSGAAVKGPPAFIKPLMALHEAFPDIQYKFDDVIAEGDKVAVHWHWTGTHQGTFHGPAGVFAPTGKLVTNEGMAIFEVKGGKVSRAVLLTDRLSFLQDMGAVPKAPAPPSAR; this is encoded by the coding sequence ATGCCGGCCAAGCTCACGGTTGGTGAGCATATGCCTCACGAATCATCACTGCACGCGAGAACGCTCCCGAGCATTGAATTGCCCGCGTCAACCAGCGAGGCAGCCGAAATGAAGCTGTTCTTCGTCGTCGCGCTCGTCATGAGCGCATCCACCCCAGCCCAGGAGCCGAAGATGATCCCCAGTGAGCAGAACAAGGCAGTGGTGCGCAAAGTGTTCGAAGAGGGCGTCAACCGCGGCAAGTTCGAGGTGATTGAGCGACTCATCGCCGACGACTACGTGGGAGCGAACAGCGGCGCCGCGGTGAAGGGCCCACCGGCTTTCATCAAGCCGCTCATGGCGCTGCACGAGGCCTTCCCGGACATTCAGTACAAGTTCGACGATGTCATCGCCGAGGGAGACAAGGTCGCGGTGCACTGGCACTGGACGGGGACGCACCAGGGAACCTTCCATGGTCCCGCCGGTGTCTTCGCGCCGACCGGCAAGTTGGTCACGAATGAGGGCATGGCCATTTTCGAGGTGAAGGGCGGCAAGGTGTCCCGCGCCGTGCTTCTCACCGATCGACTCTCGTTCCTGCAGGACATGGGCGCGGTCCCGAAGGCGCCCGCTCCTCCGTCTGCGCGGTGA
- a CDS encoding LysR family transcriptional regulator, producing the protein MSLAGIDLNLLLVLDTVLAERHVARAARRLHVTPSAVSNALARLRVVLGDPLVVRAGRGVVPTPRALSLAAPLQHALRDLERSIQGDVFDPATSTARFTLAIADAGQLVRLPRIALQLSRRMPKARLRVVGIEGYLSMGGLHGTEVDVAIVAVVDKVPAIHAVKLDVEETVLVVRKGNRGLGPRPSRRQLAAIEHVDVHVAPGHVPGGLQAAYERLGIARSIAMVVPTFVAAAAVVAQTDLAATLPLSLVEDLGERLGLRVVSGLLPPLRFDIMLAWHERTHDDPAMRAFRELVIDA; encoded by the coding sequence GTGAGCTTGGCCGGCATCGATCTGAATCTCCTGTTGGTGCTCGATACGGTTCTCGCCGAGCGCCACGTGGCGCGCGCCGCGCGTCGCCTTCACGTCACACCCTCGGCGGTCAGCAACGCGCTCGCTCGGCTTCGGGTGGTGCTCGGTGATCCTCTGGTCGTGCGGGCAGGGCGGGGCGTCGTGCCCACGCCCAGAGCCTTGTCGCTCGCCGCGCCGCTTCAGCATGCGCTGCGCGACCTCGAGCGATCGATTCAAGGCGACGTCTTCGACCCGGCCACCTCGACCGCGCGCTTCACCTTGGCCATCGCTGACGCGGGGCAGCTCGTGCGCCTCCCCCGCATCGCGCTGCAGCTCTCGCGGCGCATGCCCAAGGCGCGGCTGCGGGTGGTGGGCATCGAAGGCTACCTGTCGATGGGCGGGCTGCACGGCACCGAGGTCGACGTCGCGATCGTCGCGGTCGTGGACAAGGTCCCGGCGATCCACGCGGTGAAGCTCGACGTCGAAGAGACCGTGTTGGTCGTCCGCAAGGGCAACCGAGGTCTGGGCCCGAGGCCGAGCCGACGGCAGCTGGCCGCGATCGAGCATGTCGACGTTCACGTCGCGCCCGGGCACGTTCCCGGCGGGCTTCAGGCGGCGTATGAGCGGCTGGGCATCGCGCGTTCGATAGCGATGGTGGTGCCGACGTTCGTCGCCGCCGCCGCGGTCGTCGCGCAGACCGACCTCGCGGCGACGCTGCCCCTCAGCCTCGTCGAGGACCTCGGAGAGCGCCTTGGGCTGCGGGTGGTCAGCGGTCTCCTGCCGCCGCTCCGCTTCGACATCATGCTCGCCTGGCACGAGCGGACCCACGACGACCCGGCGATGCGGGCGTTCAGGGAGCTGGTGATCGACGCATGA
- a CDS encoding FYDLN acid domain-containing protein → MEMTDRGSKHRCLNCQTLFYDLKKPRYVCPRCGVDQAEAALAQAKPAAKRKRKAAAPKVRVSLAPAREEDNSEEEEEEAEKEEEKNTASASTDEIDDDDDDDAEGPDSD, encoded by the coding sequence ATCGAGATGACCGACCGTGGCAGCAAGCACCGCTGCCTCAATTGCCAGACCCTCTTCTACGACCTGAAGAAGCCCCGGTACGTCTGTCCCCGCTGCGGAGTGGACCAAGCGGAAGCCGCGCTGGCCCAGGCGAAGCCCGCGGCAAAGCGAAAGCGGAAGGCGGCCGCGCCGAAGGTCCGGGTCTCGCTGGCGCCTGCGCGCGAGGAGGACAACAGCGAGGAGGAGGAAGAGGAAGCAGAAAAAGAAGAAGAGAAGAACACGGCGTCAGCGTCCACCGACGAGATCGATGACGATGACGACGATGACGCTGAGGGCCCCGATTCCGACTGA
- a CDS encoding cold-shock protein, whose product MASGTVKWFNDSKGFGFIAQDDGGEDVFCHHSAIQADGFRTLAEGQKVEFDVSKGPKGLQASNVRSMNA is encoded by the coding sequence ATGGCAAGCGGTACTGTGAAGTGGTTCAACGACTCGAAGGGCTTCGGTTTCATCGCGCAGGACGACGGCGGCGAGGATGTCTTCTGCCACCACTCTGCGATCCAGGCCGATGGCTTCCGCACCCTCGCCGAGGGACAGAAGGTCGAGTTCGACGTCAGCAAGGGCCCCAAGGGCCTGCAGGCCTCGAACGTCCGCTCCATGAACGCGTGA
- a CDS encoding DUF1211 domain-containing protein, with product MAGLAVMNSGHLPVDTPTEPGRRLLSDRSRLRRCTKLANTASRRTPMPADGAARETGRVEALSDGVFAIAVTLLGFTLRAPMGAGEHLATYLMRSWPAFVSFMTSFATIWILWINHHRLFTHIRKVDHSLLLLNGLLLMAVTVIPFATTLVAEYAGHPGGRTAALFYSGTFIAVTTSFNILWQYSARGHRLLDQSVDAQAIHRINLQYGFGPVLYVVSFALAWESVWASLAANGIFAAFFALPALDWSERRRPPTEPPRRRRPAVPSAS from the coding sequence ATGGCGGGCCTCGCGGTCATGAACAGCGGGCATCTCCCGGTCGACACACCGACGGAACCGGGCAGGCGGCTGCTTTCGGACCGGTCGAGACTTCGACGCTGTACGAAATTGGCGAATACGGCGTCGAGGAGGACTCCCATGCCCGCGGATGGCGCCGCACGAGAGACCGGACGCGTGGAGGCTCTCAGCGACGGCGTCTTCGCCATCGCGGTCACCTTGCTCGGCTTCACGTTGAGGGCGCCCATGGGCGCTGGGGAGCACCTGGCGACGTACTTGATGAGGAGCTGGCCGGCCTTCGTCTCGTTCATGACCAGCTTCGCGACGATCTGGATTCTGTGGATCAACCATCACCGACTGTTCACGCACATCCGGAAGGTCGACCACTCGCTGCTGCTGCTCAATGGGCTCTTGCTGATGGCCGTCACGGTCATCCCGTTCGCGACCACGCTGGTCGCAGAGTATGCGGGGCATCCGGGTGGGCGGACCGCCGCGCTGTTCTACAGCGGCACGTTCATCGCCGTGACCACGTCGTTCAACATCCTCTGGCAATACTCGGCCCGAGGGCATCGGCTCTTGGACCAGTCGGTCGACGCCCAGGCGATCCACCGGATCAACCTGCAATACGGCTTTGGGCCCGTGCTCTATGTCGTGAGCTTTGCGCTCGCCTGGGAGAGCGTCTGGGCAAGCTTGGCGGCGAACGGGATCTTCGCTGCGTTCTTCGCACTGCCGGCCTTGGACTGGAGCGAGCGCCGCAGGCCGCCGACCGAGCCACCGCGGCGGCGACGACCGGCCGTGCCTTCCGCATCCTGA